In one window of Methanolobus mangrovi DNA:
- a CDS encoding universal stress protein: MSAEIKTIAIATDGSENVMNAVEWGIGLAKANGAKVSALYVVPHTGVTLAMRGEMWSKALENHLKDEGEKATAYVVEAGKKAGLIVEPVIIDGKTPADGIVDFAKENDTNLIVMGTLGVTGLSHILLGSVAENVVRHAKRPVLVIP, translated from the coding sequence ATGAGTGCAGAAATAAAAACTATAGCAATAGCTACGGATGGTTCTGAGAACGTAATGAACGCAGTAGAATGGGGTATAGGACTGGCAAAAGCGAATGGTGCTAAGGTCAGTGCTCTTTATGTTGTACCTCACACCGGTGTTACTCTTGCTATGCGTGGGGAGATGTGGTCAAAGGCACTGGAAAACCACCTGAAGGATGAAGGCGAAAAAGCGACTGCATATGTAGTTGAAGCTGGTAAAAAAGCAGGTTTAATAGTGGAGCCGGTGATCATTGATGGTAAGACACCCGCAGACGGTATCGTGGATTTTGCCAAAGAGAACGACACAAACCTTATCGTGATGGGAACACTAGGTGTAACAGGGCTCAGTCATATCCTGCTTGGAAGTGTTGCAGAGAATGTGGTAAGACATGCAAAAAGACCGGTACTTGTCATTCCATAA
- a CDS encoding type IV pilin N-terminal domain-containing protein, with translation MNSRRNTFLENTDAVSEIIGEVLMTAIAVLAFSVVAVFIFSYASPQEKVHADIQGWADVDSDTIYLRHTGGETIDVSGIRIVLNINGTRRDLTSSELIQIKGNTAWNLGETIRINTSELWSDSIGQNDYVGIVMITTDSNFVLKSGTLLGDVSNVISSTNGSTPTPTLTAPVLSGQNPLTSYQSNTSQSVTFSAISSQSSINEFLLNGQHLAWSNGTSPFYTNTSAFAGTYTLTLVAKNTTDQLLTDSLEWTWTVISETTPANGSGINMHLLKANIGGYVANGDYIKFKTGGGGSSITINGVTKSIKNNDNVMFVMNGQQPSGQAIIGGSGVSWQITAYDFNVDFYLNNVLEETGDITNIYISKADNFESTISYYLPSDLSQTYFSENGDANVLINGIDDSEIWLYNVTPADGNYFMFEFNSTYTNIEGFDANHMIN, from the coding sequence ATGAACAGCCGAAGAAACACTTTCCTGGAAAATACTGATGCTGTCTCCGAGATCATAGGAGAGGTATTAATGACAGCAATTGCAGTACTTGCGTTCTCTGTTGTTGCTGTTTTTATATTCTCATATGCCAGCCCCCAGGAAAAGGTGCATGCTGATATTCAGGGATGGGCCGATGTAGATTCTGATACCATTTACCTGCGTCATACCGGGGGAGAAACAATTGATGTTTCCGGAATTCGCATTGTATTGAACATCAACGGAACCAGAAGGGATCTCACATCATCTGAATTGATACAGATAAAAGGTAATACTGCCTGGAATCTGGGTGAAACCATCAGGATCAATACTTCTGAATTGTGGTCTGACAGTATAGGTCAGAATGATTACGTTGGTATTGTCATGATAACCACTGATTCAAATTTCGTGCTCAAAAGTGGAACCTTGCTTGGTGATGTATCGAATGTAATATCATCCACCAATGGTTCAACACCCACACCAACACTAACAGCTCCGGTCCTGTCAGGTCAGAACCCGCTAACTTCGTACCAGAGCAATACATCACAGTCTGTAACGTTCAGTGCAATCAGCAGCCAATCATCCATTAATGAGTTTCTGCTGAACGGTCAGCATCTTGCATGGTCCAACGGGACAAGTCCATTTTATACAAACACAAGTGCTTTCGCAGGCACATACACTCTAACTCTGGTCGCAAAGAATACCACTGACCAATTGCTCACCGATTCACTGGAATGGACGTGGACAGTAATATCAGAAACAACACCTGCCAATGGTTCCGGAATTAATATGCATCTCCTGAAAGCCAATATCGGGGGGTATGTTGCAAACGGAGACTATATCAAGTTCAAGACCGGAGGTGGGGGTAGCTCCATAACTATCAATGGAGTCACAAAATCTATAAAAAATAATGATAATGTCATGTTTGTGATGAATGGCCAGCAACCATCCGGTCAAGCTATCATAGGGGGTTCTGGAGTTTCCTGGCAGATTACAGCATATGACTTCAATGTTGATTTCTACTTGAACAATGTTCTTGAAGAAACCGGCGATATAACAAACATTTACATAAGCAAAGCAGATAACTTTGAATCCACAATTTCATACTACCTGCCATCTGATCTCTCCCAGACATATTTCAGTGAGAACGGAGATGCTAATGTGCTCATAAACGGCATAGATGATTCAGAGATCTGGCTGTATAACGTAACACCAGCAGATGGTAATTATTTCATGTTTGAGTTCAATTCGACTTATACTAATATAGAAGGATTTGACGCGAATCATATGATAAATTGA
- a CDS encoding acyltransferase, which produces MRKNTYIHRTAKLYGSSSVGEDSVILENVTLGYPQHGILMEITKAGFEIEDHDFIGSTIGSKAFIRAGTTIFSNVRAGNNFRTGHNAMIRENTTIGDNVLIGTNVIIDGNVSIGNNVSIQGNVYIPTHVTIEDNVFIGPCAVLANDRYPIRGEYKPEGPILRKGASIGANATLIPGVEIGEGTMVAAGALVTKNVPAWKLAIGCPAKITDLPEKLELLNNI; this is translated from the coding sequence ATGCGAAAAAATACATACATCCATAGAACTGCAAAACTTTATGGTTCCAGCAGCGTGGGAGAGGACTCTGTTATTCTTGAAAATGTTACTTTAGGATACCCTCAGCACGGTATATTGATGGAGATAACAAAAGCAGGTTTTGAAATAGAAGATCATGATTTTATCGGCTCTACAATAGGAAGCAAGGCATTCATCCGAGCCGGCACTACTATTTTCAGTAACGTCAGGGCCGGAAATAATTTCAGGACCGGACATAATGCCATGATCCGAGAGAATACCACAATTGGCGATAATGTGCTCATTGGTACCAATGTCATCATAGATGGTAATGTCAGCATCGGAAACAATGTCAGTATCCAGGGCAATGTTTACATCCCGACACATGTGACAATAGAGGATAACGTGTTCATCGGACCATGTGCAGTACTGGCCAATGACAGGTACCCCATAAGAGGAGAATACAAGCCAGAAGGACCAATACTCAGGAAAGGAGCATCCATAGGAGCAAATGCTACCCTTATACCAGGGGTTGAGATTGGAGAAGGAACCATGGTGGCTGCTGGGGCATTGGTCACAAAGAATGTACCTGCATGGAAACTGGCTATCGGATGTCCTGCAAAGATAACAGACCTTCCTGAAAAACTGGAACTTTTAAATAACATATAA
- a CDS encoding DegT/DnrJ/EryC1/StrS family aminotransferase has protein sequence MIPIAKPQLDDAEILAVSDVLRSGIIAEGQRVAEFEQAFAEYTGTEHAVAVNSGTAALHAALLAHGIGKGDEVITSSFSFIATANSILFTGAKPVFSDIKADTFNLDPQLIEEKITPATKAIMPVHLYGQPADMDLMTNIAEDHGLILIEDACQAHGAKYNGKKVGSFGTGAFSFYPTKNMTTSEGGIITTNNREVADKARMIRSHGSKQRYLHEMLGYNLRMTDIAAAIGLIQLRKLPEYTARRQHNAKLLTENLKDIEGIQCPTVGEGCEHVFHQYTILTTNRDALADHLRNEGIGTGIYYPIPIHKQPYYMELGYNDNLPVTEKASMEVLSLPVHPGVTDEDIATISNVIKNWSGSKC, from the coding sequence ATGATACCCATTGCAAAACCACAGCTTGACGATGCTGAAATACTGGCAGTCAGCGATGTGCTGCGTTCAGGAATAATAGCCGAAGGGCAGCGTGTGGCAGAATTCGAGCAGGCGTTCGCAGAATATACAGGCACAGAACATGCAGTGGCTGTGAATTCAGGTACCGCGGCCCTTCATGCTGCTTTACTTGCCCATGGCATAGGTAAAGGTGATGAGGTCATCACTAGTTCCTTTAGCTTCATAGCTACTGCAAATTCAATACTTTTCACCGGTGCAAAACCAGTTTTTTCAGATATCAAAGCCGACACATTCAATCTGGACCCACAGCTTATTGAAGAGAAGATCACTCCTGCTACAAAGGCCATTATGCCTGTGCATCTCTATGGCCAACCTGCAGACATGGACCTCATGACAAACATAGCAGAGGACCACGGCCTTATCCTGATAGAGGATGCATGCCAGGCACATGGGGCTAAATACAATGGAAAGAAAGTTGGGTCTTTTGGCACCGGAGCATTCAGCTTCTACCCTACCAAGAACATGACCACCAGTGAAGGCGGTATTATAACGACCAATAACAGGGAAGTTGCAGATAAAGCACGCATGATACGCTCACACGGTTCAAAACAGCGATACCTGCATGAAATGCTTGGATACAACCTGCGCATGACAGATATCGCGGCCGCTATTGGACTGATACAACTTAGAAAACTTCCGGAATATACTGCCAGAAGACAACACAATGCTAAGTTGCTCACTGAGAACCTCAAAGATATCGAAGGAATACAATGCCCCACTGTTGGAGAAGGATGCGAACATGTATTCCACCAGTACACAATTCTTACTACGAATCGTGATGCACTTGCCGACCATCTTCGGAACGAAGGCATTGGCACAGGCATCTATTACCCCATACCAATCCATAAACAACCATATTACATGGAACTTGGATACAATGACAACTTACCGGTAACCGAAAAGGCTTCCATGGAAGTGCTTTCCCTCCCGGTACATCCGGGAGTTACGGATGAGGACATTGCCACTATCAGCAATGTTATAAAAAACTGGAGCGGTTCAAAATGTTAA
- a CDS encoding UDP-N-acetylglucosamine 3-dehydrogenase, translating into MLKVGVIGAGAMGKNHIRIYSEMPGVELVGISDIDRELVEGLAQQYNTKAFTDYMELLAEGLDAVSIVVPTKMHRKVAIDAIEAGAHVLVEKPIADTVENAKAIIEAADSNGRLLMIGHIERFNPAVIKLKEIIEEGLLGKIVSISTTRVGPYNPRIRDVGVILDIGVHDIDIISFLYGRPVNQVYAVAGADIHSFEDHATIHMRLDHEFSGLVEVNWLTPHKVRKLTAVGVGGVAYLDYIDQTVELHDSGWVRKAKIEPKEPLKNELEYFIDCINKGKKPEPCGTDGNHALKVSLAAIESYKNEKLIEIKE; encoded by the coding sequence ATGTTAAAAGTAGGAGTTATCGGCGCCGGAGCCATGGGTAAGAATCACATACGCATTTACAGTGAAATGCCAGGTGTGGAACTTGTGGGAATCTCGGATATCGACAGGGAACTTGTGGAAGGACTTGCACAGCAATATAATACAAAAGCATTCACAGATTACATGGAACTCCTTGCAGAGGGACTTGATGCCGTAAGCATCGTAGTTCCTACAAAGATGCACAGGAAGGTGGCTATTGATGCCATAGAAGCCGGAGCACATGTACTTGTGGAAAAACCAATTGCCGATACTGTTGAAAATGCAAAGGCTATCATTGAGGCTGCTGACAGTAACGGTCGCTTACTTATGATTGGACACATCGAAAGGTTCAACCCTGCTGTCATCAAACTGAAAGAAATAATAGAAGAAGGCCTGCTGGGTAAGATAGTCTCGATATCCACCACAAGGGTGGGACCTTACAACCCCAGGATAAGGGATGTTGGAGTTATACTGGATATCGGAGTACATGACATTGACATAATATCATTCCTCTATGGCAGACCTGTGAACCAGGTATACGCTGTGGCAGGTGCAGATATCCATTCTTTTGAGGACCATGCAACCATCCATATGCGTCTGGACCATGAGTTCTCCGGACTTGTGGAAGTGAACTGGCTGACTCCGCACAAGGTTAGAAAACTCACAGCAGTGGGTGTTGGTGGTGTTGCCTATCTGGATTATATCGACCAGACCGTGGAACTGCATGACAGCGGCTGGGTAAGGAAAGCCAAGATAGAGCCGAAAGAACCACTTAAGAACGAACTTGAATACTTCATTGATTGCATTAACAAAGGTAAAAAGCCTGAACCTTGCGGAACAGATGGAAACCATGCACTAAAGGTCAGCCTGGCTGCCATCGAGTCCTACAAAAATGAAAAATTGATAGAGATTAAAGAGTGA
- a CDS encoding nucleotide sugar dehydrogenase — MSQKLEDILKEKGPIKKIGVIGMGYVGIPAAVLFADSDKFDLVLGFQRDSPSSGYKIDMLNRGESPLKGEEPGLEDLLKKVVDAGKFECTPDFSRISEVDAITLAIQTPFADSKALEPDFGALKEGIRNVGRYLRPGMLVVLESTITPGTTETMAKEILEEESGLKAGEDFALAHAPERVMVGRLLRNIQEHDRIVGGIDQPSTDRAVELYSPVLTKGKVIPMSATAAEVTKTAENTFRDLQIAAANQLALYCESMGINVYDVRAGIDSLKGEGITRAILWPGAGVGGHCLTKDTYHLERGVKLGSEALDYPQDAESIYVLARRVNDFMPVHMYNLTVAALKRVGKDINSSKIAMLGWAFINDSDDARNPPSEPYRDMVVETGANLLVHDPHVLNYPEVEIHKNIDEVIEGADAVVIFTGHKEYFNLKPDDIKKMTGMENTVIIDGRNVIDPDMFINAGFIYKGIGRGDKNGHEIIN, encoded by the coding sequence ATGAGTCAAAAACTTGAGGACATACTAAAAGAGAAAGGCCCCATCAAAAAGATAGGTGTTATTGGCATGGGATATGTGGGCATCCCTGCTGCAGTACTGTTTGCTGATTCGGATAAATTCGACCTTGTACTGGGATTCCAGAGGGATTCACCTTCTTCAGGTTACAAAATAGACATGCTCAACCGTGGCGAGAGTCCACTTAAGGGTGAAGAGCCAGGCCTTGAAGACCTGCTGAAAAAGGTAGTTGATGCGGGTAAGTTTGAATGTACACCTGATTTTTCAAGGATATCCGAAGTTGACGCCATCACACTGGCCATACAGACACCTTTTGCAGACTCAAAGGCACTTGAACCGGACTTTGGTGCGCTTAAAGAAGGTATCCGCAATGTAGGGAGATATCTGCGACCAGGAATGCTTGTTGTACTGGAATCCACGATAACACCCGGAACCACAGAAACCATGGCAAAGGAGATACTTGAAGAGGAATCTGGCCTGAAAGCAGGAGAGGATTTCGCACTGGCACACGCTCCTGAAAGAGTAATGGTAGGCAGGCTACTCCGCAATATACAGGAACATGACCGCATTGTTGGTGGTATTGACCAGCCAAGTACTGACAGGGCAGTGGAGCTTTACAGCCCCGTGCTTACAAAGGGCAAGGTCATACCCATGAGCGCTACTGCAGCCGAAGTAACAAAGACTGCTGAGAACACCTTCAGGGACCTGCAGATAGCAGCTGCAAACCAGCTTGCACTCTACTGTGAGTCCATGGGTATCAATGTCTATGACGTCAGAGCCGGAATTGACAGCCTCAAGGGTGAAGGAATCACCAGGGCAATTCTCTGGCCAGGTGCAGGTGTTGGAGGTCATTGTCTGACCAAGGATACATATCACCTTGAACGCGGCGTTAAACTGGGAAGCGAGGCCCTTGATTATCCACAGGATGCAGAATCTATCTATGTCCTTGCACGCAGGGTCAATGATTTCATGCCAGTGCATATGTACAACCTGACAGTTGCTGCACTTAAGAGAGTTGGAAAGGATATCAATAGTTCAAAGATCGCTATGCTGGGATGGGCCTTCATCAACGATTCAGATGATGCACGTAACCCCCCTTCAGAACCTTATAGGGATATGGTTGTCGAAACAGGTGCTAATCTGCTTGTTCACGATCCACATGTGTTAAACTATCCTGAGGTAGAGATTCATAAGAATATAGACGAGGTTATTGAAGGTGCTGATGCGGTCGTAATATTCACAGGACACAAAGAGTACTTTAACCTCAAGCCAGATGACATTAAGAAAATGACCGGCATGGAAAATACTGTGATCATTGACGGCAGAAATGTTATTGATCCTGATATGTTCATCAATGCTGGTTTTATCTACAAGGGAATAGGCCGTGGCGATAAGAATGGCCATGAGATAATTAACTGA
- a CDS encoding VanZ family protein, which translates to MKNFKKNKYIAYLVLYAQYFLQFLLDIVSHIQKFDYKRNKKNILIALTILYAGFIFYLSSQSNLSVPSSMFKIPLMYQLADILKNMGLVSIIDIAEYAYTNMDKVAHMFLYFGLGVLLHLTFRNSENIVLKRYAAIFAVLLGIIYGITDEFHQSFVPGRTSSIHDLLADGIGVTIAQIIFVILILINLQRKKSKDDWEEPNH; encoded by the coding sequence ATGAAAAACTTCAAAAAAAATAAATATATTGCTTATCTGGTACTTTACGCTCAATATTTTTTACAATTCTTACTTGATATTGTTTCTCATATACAGAAATTTGATTATAAAAGGAATAAAAAGAACATTCTCATTGCCCTGACAATACTATACGCAGGATTCATATTCTACCTTTCATCCCAGTCTAACTTGAGCGTGCCATCCTCTATGTTCAAGATACCACTCATGTATCAGCTGGCAGATATCTTGAAGAATATGGGTTTAGTTTCTATTATTGATATTGCAGAATATGCGTATACTAATATGGACAAAGTAGCCCACATGTTCCTCTATTTTGGTCTTGGTGTGTTGCTACATCTCACCTTCAGGAACTCCGAAAACATTGTATTGAAAAGGTATGCAGCCATCTTTGCCGTACTGCTTGGCATAATCTACGGTATCACAGATGAATTTCATCAGTCATTCGTACCAGGCCGTACTTCCAGTATACACGATCTGCTTGCTGACGGGATTGGAGTGACCATCGCACAGATCATCTTCGTGATACTTATTCTTATAAATCTTCAAAGAAAAAAGAGTAAGGATGATTGGGAAGAACCCAATCATTGA
- a CDS encoding NAD-dependent epimerase/dehydratase family protein, with translation MKTVLITGGIGQVGSYLVDKMQDDYDVTVLDNLSSGKEPELPNHVHFVKEDVRSPIAKELAGKHDIIIHTAAQISVAKSMNDPVFDADNNVFGTLNLLEGARAGNLERFIYISSAAIYGNPEYLPIDENHPQNPMSPYGASKFCGEKYCSMYYNAYGLPTVCIRPFNIYSPRQDPSNPYSGVISKFIGRVRDDMPPIIFGDGSNTRDFVSAHDVVNMIMLLANGQGDNGEVYNVGTGRVTRIDELAQIVLDIFGKDMDIEFRDPMPGDIKDSYSDISKAQNIGFEPKVDLYKGLEEIIG, from the coding sequence ATGAAAACGGTTCTTATTACCGGTGGTATCGGTCAGGTTGGCAGCTATCTTGTTGACAAGATGCAAGATGACTATGATGTTACGGTCCTTGACAACCTTTCCTCTGGCAAAGAGCCTGAATTACCAAATCATGTACATTTCGTAAAAGAGGATGTCAGATCCCCTATAGCAAAAGAATTAGCTGGTAAACATGATATTATAATTCATACGGCAGCTCAGATCAGCGTTGCAAAGTCTATGAATGATCCAGTATTTGATGCTGACAATAATGTATTCGGAACTCTCAATCTTCTTGAAGGTGCACGTGCCGGTAACTTGGAGAGATTCATTTACATAAGTTCAGCTGCAATTTATGGCAATCCCGAATATCTTCCGATAGATGAGAACCATCCTCAGAATCCAATGTCACCTTATGGTGCCAGCAAGTTCTGTGGTGAAAAGTATTGCAGCATGTATTATAATGCATATGGTTTGCCAACTGTCTGCATAAGACCATTTAACATATACAGTCCAAGACAGGATCCTTCCAATCCCTATTCCGGTGTCATATCCAAATTTATAGGCCGTGTAAGGGATGATATGCCTCCGATTATCTTCGGGGACGGTTCCAATACCAGGGATTTCGTTTCTGCCCACGATGTCGTCAACATGATTATGTTGCTGGCCAATGGACAAGGGGACAACGGTGAGGTCTACAATGTAGGTACAGGCAGGGTCACACGCATAGACGAGCTTGCACAGATTGTCCTTGATATCTTCGGTAAGGACATGGATATAGAGTTTAGAGACCCAATGCCTGGTGACATAAAGGACAGCTACTCTGACATTTCAAAGGCACAAAATATAGGATTTGAACCGAAGGTTGACCTTTACAAAGGCCTTGAAGAGATCATAGGTTGA